GAGTTATTTAAACCCTTTGTTTATGCTAAACTAGAAGAGAAAGGTTATGCTAGTACTATAAAAAGTGCTAAAAAAATGGTTGAGCGGCAAGATGTGGCTGTTTGGGAAGTTTTAGAAGAAGTTGTAAGAGAATATCCTATACTTTTAAACCGAGCTCCTACTTTGCACAGATTAGGAATTCAAGCATTTGAGCCTATATTGGTAGAAGGAAAAGCTATTCAACTTCATCCTTTGGTATGTACAGCTTATAATGCTGACTTTGATGGAGACCAAATGGCTGTGCATGTCCCTCTTTCAATAGAGGCACAAGTAGAGTGTAGGGTACTTATAATGTCTACTAACAATATTCTGTCGCCAGCCAATGGATCTCCTATTATTGTACCCACTCAAGATATTGTTTTAGGTTTGTATTATTTAACTGTAGAGCGTTCTTTTGAACCAGGAGAAGGAAAAGCCTTTTCTGAACCAGATGAAGTTATTGCTGCTGTTGATGCAGGGTGTATTAGCTTACATGCTCGGGTTAAGGTACGGATTAATGGGAAATTGGTTAAAACAACTCCTGGTCGAGTATTAGTAGGGGAACTTTTACCAGAAGGAGTGCCATTTGATTTAGTTAACTGCTTACTTTCTAAAAAGAATATTGCTAGGTTAGTAGGCGAGACTTACCGTTTAGCAGGGACAAAGGCTACTGTAATTCTGTGTGATAGGTTAAAGAATTTAGGTTTTGAGTATGCAACTAGAGCAGGAGTTACTATTGGGCTTAAGGATTTGAAGATTCCTGAAAAAAAAGAGGAGATATTGCGTAAAGCTCAAGAGGCTGTAAGGGAGATTGAGGCTCAATACCGGGATGGAATTATTACTAGGACGGAAAAGTATAATAAGGTAGTCGATGTTTGGACAAAAGCCACTCAAGATGTTGCGACAGAGATGATGGAAGGTCTTTCTAAAGAAGTTAGAAGGGATCCAAAAACAGGTAAAGAAGAAGAGAATATCAGTTTAAATCCGATTTTTATGATGGCTAATTCTGGAGCTCGAGGAAACAAAGATCAGATGAGACAGCTTGCGGGTATGCGTGGTCTTATGGCAAAGCCTTCTGGTGAGATTATTGAAACACCTATTACGGCATGTTTTAGAGAAGGATTAACTGTTCTCCAGTATTTTACCTCTACCCATGGAGCTAGAAAAGGTTTGGCTGATACAGCGTTAAAAACAGCAAACTCTGGATACTTGACTCGTCGTTTAGTAGATGTAGTGCAGGATGTTGTGGTTACTGAGCATGATTGTGGAACAGTAGATGGTCTTGAAATTACACATTTAGTAAAAGGCGGAGAGATAAGTGAGCGATTGAGTGAACGAATTTTGGGTCGAATTGCAATGTATGATGTGCTTCATCCTGAAACTGGAGAGGTAATTGTAGCTGCAAATGAGATGATAGATGAAAGAAAAGCAAAGATGATTGATGAAGCTGGAATTAATAGTGTGACGATTCGTTCTGTTTTAACATGTAAGACAAAATTCGGTGTGTGTGCTTTATGTTATGGAAGAGATCTTGCTAGAGGACATTTGGTAAATGTAGGTGAAGCTGTAGGTATTATTGCTGCTCAGTCTATTGGAGAACCAGGAACTCAGCTTACTATGAGAACGTTCCATATAGGTGGAACAGCTTCTAAGGAAATTGAGCAATCTAGTATTTCAGCACAAAATAAAGGAAAAGTGATTTTTTCTAGAGTGCGGACAGTTGAAAATCGAAATGGCGAGCTGATGGTTTTAGGTAAGAGTGGGCAAGTGAAAATTGTAGATGAACAGGGACGAGAAAGGGAAAAATACTTTTTGCCTACTGGAGCCAAACTATATGTGAAAGATGGGGAGGAGGTAAAAAAAGGACAGATACTAGCTGAATGGGATCCATTTAATGAGCCGTTTATTACAGATGTAGGTGGATATATTAAACTTACAGATATTATCGAGGGAAAAACCTATCAAGAGAAGGTAGATGATACTACGAAAAAGGCTACACAGACTATTATTGAGTATCGCTCTACCAATTATAGGCCTAGTATTTCTGTTTGTGATGAAGATGGCAATCCTAAAAAGCGTCCAGGCTCTAGTATGGATGCAGTATTTGTATTGCCTGTAGGTGCTATTTTAATGGTCCGAGAAGGCGATGAGGTCCAACCTGGAGATGTAATTGCTCGTAAACCTCGTGAATCTTCTAAGACTAAAGATATTGTTGGTGGTTTGCCAAGGGTTGCTGAACTTTTTGAGGTCCGAAAACCAAAAGATTTGGCAGTAATTTCAGAAATTGATGGGTATGTTTCTTTTGGGCCAGACCAAAAAGGTAAAAGAAAAGTTATTATTACGCCTGAAGCTGGAGACCCAAAAGAATACATTATACCAAAAGGCAAACATATTACTGTACAAGAGGGAGATTTTGTAGAAGCAGGAGAAAAGATTACTGAAGGTAATCCTGACCTGCATGATATTTTAAAGATTAAAGGAGAGAAATACTTAGCCAAGTATTTGGTTGAAGAGATTCAGGATGTTTATCGTTGTCAGGGAGTTCATATAAATGATAAACATATCGAAATTATTGTAAGGCAAATGTTAAAAAGGGTTACAGTGACTGATCCAGGAGATACTGGGTTTTTGCTAGGAGAACAGGTTGAAAAACACAAATTTATGGAAGTGAATGCTAGATGTATTCGCAAAGGTTTGAAGCCTGCTATTGCAGAACCAACGGTTTTAGGTATCACCCAAGCCTCATTAACCACAGAATCATTTATTTCAGCAGCTTCTTTCCAAGAGACAACAAAAGTTCTTACTGAAGCTGCTCTCCAAGGAAAAGTTGATTGGTTAAGGGGATTAAAAGAAAATGTTATTGTAGGTAGGTTAATACCTGCAGGATCTGGTTATAGGGCTTACTTGAGGACAAATATAAATGTCCCAGACCAAGAAGAAGATCCTGATAAGTTTTTGAAAGAATTAGAGGATGAACCTTTTTTAAAAGATTAGAACGTAACTCTTGACAAGAGGACAAGATTTCAATACTTGTCCGAAGTTTCCGCGAACTATAAAAGGAGAGGGAGTATGCCCACTATTAATCAATTGGTAAGAAAAGCAAGGAAAAAAGTAGAAAAGAGAAAGAAAACTCCAGCTCTACAGGGATGTCCTCAAAAAAGAGGGGTGTGTGTAAGAGTATATACTACTACACCTAAAAAGCCCAACTCTGCTTTAAGAAAAGTAGCAAGAGTTAGGCTTACTAATGGAATAGAAGTAACTACATATATCCCTGGTGAAGGGCATAATTTGCAAGAACACTCTGTAGTTTTGGTTCAGGGTGGTCGTGTTAAAGACTTGCCTGGTATTAGATACCGCATTATTCGAGGGGCGCTAGATACAGCTGGGGTAGAACAAAGACGTAAGAGTAGATCACGTTATGGGGCAAAGAAGCCTAAATAAGATATAGGGAGTTGACTTTATGCCACGTAAAGGACCTGTTCCAAAAAGAGAAGTATTGCCTGATCCCATTTATGGGAGCAAGTTGGTTACAAAGTTTATTAATTCTTTGATGAAAGATGGTAAAAAGAGTGTTGCTGAAAAGATTTTTTATCAAGCTGTTCAAGAGTTTGCTAAAAGGGTAGATCAAGAACCTCTAAAGGCTTTTGAGCAGGTAGTTGAGAATGTAAAGCCTCAATTAGAGGTAAAGAGTAGGCGCGTAGGTGGTGCTAATTATCAAGTGCCTGTAGAGGTAAGGCCTGATAGGCAGCAAGCATTGGCTATTCGGTGGTTGGTGCAGTATGCGAGAGCCAGAGGTGAGAAAGGTATGGTAAAAAAGTTGGCTGCAGAGTTTTATGATGCCTTTAATAATCGAGGCGGCGCAATTAAGAAGAAAGAAGATACACATAGAATGGCAGAGGCTAATAAGGCTTTTGCTCACTATCGTTGGTAGGTGAGAAAGTGGGAAGACAGGTTAGTATAGAAAAACAGAGAAATATAGGGATTATGGCCCACATTGATGCGGGCAAAACTACAACAACAGAAAGAATTCTGTTTTATACAGGTGTTTCTCATAAGATTGGAGAGGTCCATGATGGCGAAGCTGTTATGGACTGGATGGTTCAAGAACAGGAGCGAGGAATTACTATTACCTCTGCAGCAACAACTTGTTTTTGGAAAAATCATCGCATCAATATTATTGATACACCAGGTCATGTAGATTTTACTATAGAGGTGGAAAGGGCGCTTAGGGTTTTGGATGGGGCAATTGCTGTGTTTTGTGCAGTAGGTGGAGTAGAGCCTCAATCTGAAACTGTATGGCGTCAAGCCGATAGATATCGTGTCCCAAGAATCGCCTTTGTAAATAAAATGGACAGGGTTGGAGCTGATTTTTATAGAGTGGTTGATATGATAAAAAATCGGCTCAAGGCAAAACCTGTGCCTCTCCAGATTCCTATTGGAAAGGAAGATTATTTCAAGGGGGTAGTGGATCTTATAGAAGGTAAGGCCATGATTTTTGATGATCAGACCTTGGGTAAGAAGTATGAATATACTGATATCCCCGATGAACTGAAGGAAGAAGCAGAAGAGTGGCGTTTAGTGATGGTGGAAGCTATTGCTGAAGAGGATGAAGAGCTTCTGGAAAAATATCTAAGTGGAGAGGAATTAGAACCAGAAGAGATAAAAAAGGCGGTTCGTAAGGCAACCATTAATTTAAATATCTGTCCTGTTTTGTGTGGCGCGGCTTTTAAAAACAAAGGTGTTCAACCGCTGCTAGACGCAGTAGTTGACTATCTTCCTTCTCCTGTGGATGTTGAAGCTATAAGGGGAAAAGATCCTCAGACAGGAGAAGAAGTGGTGTGTCCTCCTAAAGATGAGGAACCTTTGAGCGCGTTGGCTTTTAAATTAATGACAGATCCTTATGTAGGGCACTTAACTTTTTTAAGGATTTATTCTGGTTTTATTAAGTCTGGCATGACAGTGCTTAATGCTACCTCTGGGAAAAAAGAGCGCATTGGACGATTATTAAAAATGCATGCTAATAAGCGAGAGGAAATAAAAGAGGCGTATGCGGGTGATATTGTAGCAGCGGTAGGATTAAAAGACACAGCTACAGGAGATACATTGTGTGCGCCAGAACGTCCTGTTCTTTTGGAGTCTATTGAATTCCCAGAGCCTGTTATTCAGGTGGCTATAGAACCTAAAACCCAGAATGATAGGGATAATTTAAGTAATGCCTTGCAGAAGTTGGCCAAAGAAGACCCGTCTTTTAGGGTGTATACAGATGAAGAGACAGGCCAAACTTTGATTGCAGGCATGGGTGAATTGCATTTGGAGATTATTGTAGATCGTTTAACCAGGGAGTTTAAGGTTGAGGCAAATGTTGGCAAGCCTCAAGTTGCTTATAGGGAAACTATTACTAAACCTGTTAAGCAGGAGAGTAAGTATATTAAACAATCTGGTGGTCGCGGTCAGTATGGTCATGTAGTAATAGAGGTTGAGCCTTTGGAGCCTGGAGGTGGTTTTGAGTTTGTAAATTCTATTGTAGGTGGAGTGATTCCAAAAGAGTATATTCCTGCAGTAGAAAAGGGTATAGTTGATGGTTTAAAAGGTGGAGTTTTGGCTGGGTATCCTATTGTAGATGTGCGCGTGAATTTAGTCTTTGGTTCCTATCATGAAGTAGATTCTTCTGAGCAGGCTTTTTATATTGCAGGTTCTATGGCTATTAAGGATGCCTGTAAAAAGGCAGGAGCGGTGATTTTAGAACCTATTATGTATATAGAAGTATTGACTCCAGAAGAGTATTTGGGCGATGTTATGGGAGATTTAAATGGTCGCCGAGGGAAGGTAATCGGCTTGGAGCCTAGGATGGGTATCCAAATAGTAAGGGCCCATGTACCATTAAGTAATATGTTTGGTTATGCAACGGATTTGCGTTCTAAAACACAGGGTCGAGCAACTTACACAATGAAGTTTGATCATTATGAAAAGGTACCGGCAAATATTGCCGAGGAAATTTTAAAGGCAAGACAGGGGGTATGAGATGGGCAAGGCAAAGTTTGAGCGGAAGAAGCCGCATGTAAATATTGGTACGATAGGTCATATAGATCATGGTAAGACGACGTTGACGGCTGCGATAACGAAGATATTAGCGATGAAGGGTGAGGCGGAGTATATTCCGTTTGATGAGATAGACAAGGCTCCGGAGGAG
Above is a window of Desulfonauticus submarinus DNA encoding:
- the rpsL gene encoding 30S ribosomal protein S12; its protein translation is MPTINQLVRKARKKVEKRKKTPALQGCPQKRGVCVRVYTTTPKKPNSALRKVARVRLTNGIEVTTYIPGEGHNLQEHSVVLVQGGRVKDLPGIRYRIIRGALDTAGVEQRRKSRSRYGAKKPK
- the fusA gene encoding elongation factor G, translating into MGRQVSIEKQRNIGIMAHIDAGKTTTTERILFYTGVSHKIGEVHDGEAVMDWMVQEQERGITITSAATTCFWKNHRINIIDTPGHVDFTIEVERALRVLDGAIAVFCAVGGVEPQSETVWRQADRYRVPRIAFVNKMDRVGADFYRVVDMIKNRLKAKPVPLQIPIGKEDYFKGVVDLIEGKAMIFDDQTLGKKYEYTDIPDELKEEAEEWRLVMVEAIAEEDEELLEKYLSGEELEPEEIKKAVRKATINLNICPVLCGAAFKNKGVQPLLDAVVDYLPSPVDVEAIRGKDPQTGEEVVCPPKDEEPLSALAFKLMTDPYVGHLTFLRIYSGFIKSGMTVLNATSGKKERIGRLLKMHANKREEIKEAYAGDIVAAVGLKDTATGDTLCAPERPVLLESIEFPEPVIQVAIEPKTQNDRDNLSNALQKLAKEDPSFRVYTDEETGQTLIAGMGELHLEIIVDRLTREFKVEANVGKPQVAYRETITKPVKQESKYIKQSGGRGQYGHVVIEVEPLEPGGGFEFVNSIVGGVIPKEYIPAVEKGIVDGLKGGVLAGYPIVDVRVNLVFGSYHEVDSSEQAFYIAGSMAIKDACKKAGAVILEPIMYIEVLTPEEYLGDVMGDLNGRRGKVIGLEPRMGIQIVRAHVPLSNMFGYATDLRSKTQGRATYTMKFDHYEKVPANIAEEILKARQGV
- the rpoC gene encoding DNA-directed RNA polymerase subunit beta' → MTLDDLYSQVSLEEDISQISSHELKGIKIKIASPEKIREWSYGEVKKPETINYRTFKPERDGLFCAKIFGPVKDYECNCGKYKRMKHRGIVCEKCGVEVISSKVRRVRMGHIELAAPVSHIWFVKSLPSKIGTLLNLTMSELEKVIYFDSYIVLDPGPSNLKKKQLLTEEQYWQVLEHYGEDAVKVGIGAEAIKFLLEELNLEELRDKLREEALGTNSQTKKKKIAKQLKIVEAFIDSGNRPEWMILEVIPVIPPELRPLVPLEGGRFATSDLNDLYRRVINRNNRLRRLLELGAPDIIIRNEKRMLQEAVDALFDNGRRGRAITGTNGRPLKSLSDMIKGKQGRFRQNLLGKRVDYSGRSVIVVGPKLKLHQCGLPKIMALELFKPFVYAKLEEKGYASTIKSAKKMVERQDVAVWEVLEEVVREYPILLNRAPTLHRLGIQAFEPILVEGKAIQLHPLVCTAYNADFDGDQMAVHVPLSIEAQVECRVLIMSTNNILSPANGSPIIVPTQDIVLGLYYLTVERSFEPGEGKAFSEPDEVIAAVDAGCISLHARVKVRINGKLVKTTPGRVLVGELLPEGVPFDLVNCLLSKKNIARLVGETYRLAGTKATVILCDRLKNLGFEYATRAGVTIGLKDLKIPEKKEEILRKAQEAVREIEAQYRDGIITRTEKYNKVVDVWTKATQDVATEMMEGLSKEVRRDPKTGKEEENISLNPIFMMANSGARGNKDQMRQLAGMRGLMAKPSGEIIETPITACFREGLTVLQYFTSTHGARKGLADTALKTANSGYLTRRLVDVVQDVVVTEHDCGTVDGLEITHLVKGGEISERLSERILGRIAMYDVLHPETGEVIVAANEMIDERKAKMIDEAGINSVTIRSVLTCKTKFGVCALCYGRDLARGHLVNVGEAVGIIAAQSIGEPGTQLTMRTFHIGGTASKEIEQSSISAQNKGKVIFSRVRTVENRNGELMVLGKSGQVKIVDEQGREREKYFLPTGAKLYVKDGEEVKKGQILAEWDPFNEPFITDVGGYIKLTDIIEGKTYQEKVDDTTKKATQTIIEYRSTNYRPSISVCDEDGNPKKRPGSSMDAVFVLPVGAILMVREGDEVQPGDVIARKPRESSKTKDIVGGLPRVAELFEVRKPKDLAVISEIDGYVSFGPDQKGKRKVIITPEAGDPKEYIIPKGKHITVQEGDFVEAGEKITEGNPDLHDILKIKGEKYLAKYLVEEIQDVYRCQGVHINDKHIEIIVRQMLKRVTVTDPGDTGFLLGEQVEKHKFMEVNARCIRKGLKPAIAEPTVLGITQASLTTESFISAASFQETTKVLTEAALQGKVDWLRGLKENVIVGRLIPAGSGYRAYLRTNINVPDQEEDPDKFLKELEDEPFLKD
- the rpsG gene encoding 30S ribosomal protein S7, encoding MPRKGPVPKREVLPDPIYGSKLVTKFINSLMKDGKKSVAEKIFYQAVQEFAKRVDQEPLKAFEQVVENVKPQLEVKSRRVGGANYQVPVEVRPDRQQALAIRWLVQYARARGEKGMVKKLAAEFYDAFNNRGGAIKKKEDTHRMAEANKAFAHYRW